One genomic window of Paenibacillus xylanilyticus includes the following:
- the flhB gene encoding flagellar biosynthesis protein FlhB, with translation MKFQLDLQLFAGEKTEKATPKKRQDTRKKGQVVKSMEISGASILLFTFLIMMVFSDFYKERIVRLFTDIFMNRLSLEITGENVMALMMRYGIEVMLLLGPVMIGAAVVALIVNYMQVGFLLVGEGLKPKLEKLDPIKGFKNIFSLRSLVEFAKSILKMSIIGYLVYSTITSYQSDIASLSHFSLDAILHFSASITLNLGVKIAVALMVLAVFDYMYQKYDYEKNIRMSKQDIKDEYKKMEGDPLIKGKIRERQRRMAVQRMMQEVPNADVIITNPTHFAVALKYEGSEMEAPQIIAKGQDYVALRIREIAKEHGVITMENKPLARALFQRAEIGDAIPADLFQAVAEVLAYVYKLKGRTK, from the coding sequence ATGAAATTTCAGCTTGACCTTCAGTTATTCGCAGGTGAAAAAACGGAGAAAGCCACCCCAAAAAAGAGGCAGGATACACGCAAAAAGGGACAGGTTGTCAAGAGCATGGAGATATCTGGGGCATCCATTCTCCTATTTACCTTTTTAATCATGATGGTATTCAGTGATTTTTACAAAGAACGCATTGTTCGGTTATTTACAGATATCTTTATGAATCGGCTGAGCTTGGAGATTACCGGCGAGAATGTAATGGCCCTAATGATGCGCTACGGCATTGAAGTCATGCTGCTGCTTGGACCCGTAATGATAGGTGCGGCGGTTGTTGCCTTGATTGTTAATTATATGCAGGTTGGTTTTTTACTAGTAGGAGAAGGATTGAAGCCCAAGCTTGAGAAGCTTGATCCAATCAAAGGTTTCAAAAACATTTTCTCACTCCGTTCATTAGTGGAGTTTGCAAAATCCATTTTGAAAATGTCGATTATCGGTTATCTAGTCTACAGTACGATTACAAGTTATCAATCGGATATTGCTTCACTTTCTCATTTTTCTTTGGATGCCATATTACATTTTTCGGCTTCAATTACCCTTAATCTGGGTGTCAAAATCGCTGTGGCCTTAATGGTACTCGCAGTGTTCGACTATATGTATCAGAAATATGATTACGAGAAAAACATTCGGATGTCCAAACAGGACATCAAGGACGAGTACAAAAAAATGGAAGGTGACCCGCTGATAAAAGGTAAAATCAGGGAACGTCAGCGTCGCATGGCTGTACAGCGCATGATGCAGGAGGTTCCAAATGCAGATGTGATCATCACAAACCCGACGCACTTCGCAGTAGCGCTGAAGTATGAAGGGTCTGAGATGGAAGCACCTCAGATTATTGCCAAAGGTCAGGATTACGTCGCCTTGCGCATCAGGGAGATTGCCAAAGAGCACGGTGTCATTACTATGGAAAACAAGCCGCTGGCACGGGCATTGTTCCAGAGAGCCGAGATTGGCGACGCCATACCGGCTGATTTGTTTCAAGCGGTAGCCGAAGTGCTGGCTTATGTATATAAATTAAAGGGCAGAACGAAATAA
- the flhA gene encoding flagellar biosynthesis protein FlhA, which translates to MKTKDIAVLAGIIGIVLMMILPIPTWLLDMLLVVNISLALMILLVAMNSKEALQFSIFPALLLITTLFRLALNISTTKLILGNGNAGSVVATFGSWIAGGQIAIGFIVFLILVVVQFIVITKGSERVAEVAARFTLDAMPGKQMSIDADLNAGLINEQQARERRSKIEREADFYGAMDGASKFVKGDAIASIIILLINLIGGFIIGMTVHGLSFADALSTYSVLTIGDGLVSQIPALLISTAAGLIVTRASSEGNLADDITGQLFTYPTLLYIVAFVIAMLGFFTPIHAITTIPLAGILAFAAWRMQNTLKSKQEAEEQMEEEQQIEEVRSPESVINLLQVDPIEFEFGYGLIPLADNQQGGDLLDRIIMIRRQCALELGLVVPVIRIRDNIQLRPNEYVIKIKGNVVGGGELLLNHYLAMSPGYEEESVTGIETTEPAFGLPALWIDEVTKDRAELAGYTVVDPPSVVATHLTELIKKHAHELLGRQETKALVDNLRENYAALVDELIPSVLGIGDVQKVLAKLLREKISIRDMVTIFETLADYGTYTKDPDVLTEYVRQSLSRQITQQFSQKGETLRVITVGPGLEKKIAESVQQSDQGSYLALDPASTQSVYQKLTEQVNRLIQSGQQPVVLTSPTIRMYLRQVIERTMQDIPVLSYSELEPNVEIQSVGVVNL; encoded by the coding sequence TTGAAAACAAAAGATATTGCTGTCCTTGCGGGTATCATTGGCATTGTGTTGATGATGATTCTCCCGATCCCAACCTGGTTGTTGGACATGCTGCTAGTTGTCAACATTTCACTTGCATTAATGATATTGCTCGTAGCGATGAACAGCAAGGAAGCGTTGCAATTCTCTATCTTTCCGGCATTATTGCTGATTACGACATTGTTCCGATTAGCATTGAACATTTCAACAACAAAGCTGATTCTTGGAAATGGAAATGCGGGGTCTGTCGTAGCAACCTTCGGAAGCTGGATCGCGGGCGGTCAGATTGCAATTGGTTTTATCGTCTTCCTCATACTGGTCGTTGTTCAGTTTATCGTCATCACCAAGGGTTCAGAACGTGTAGCTGAAGTTGCTGCACGATTTACACTCGATGCGATGCCGGGTAAACAAATGAGTATTGATGCGGACTTAAACGCAGGCTTGATCAATGAACAACAGGCGCGTGAGCGTCGTTCCAAAATTGAGAGAGAGGCTGATTTCTACGGTGCAATGGACGGTGCCAGTAAATTCGTAAAAGGAGACGCAATCGCGAGTATTATCATCTTGCTGATCAATCTCATTGGTGGATTTATTATCGGTATGACCGTACATGGTCTCTCGTTTGCAGATGCATTGTCCACCTATTCTGTATTAACAATCGGGGATGGATTGGTCAGTCAGATTCCTGCACTTCTGATTTCTACAGCAGCGGGTCTTATCGTCACTAGAGCGTCATCCGAAGGTAACTTGGCAGATGATATTACGGGGCAGTTGTTTACATACCCGACGCTCTTATATATTGTAGCTTTTGTAATAGCAATGCTTGGTTTCTTCACTCCAATTCACGCCATTACGACCATACCTTTGGCAGGTATACTGGCTTTTGCCGCATGGAGGATGCAAAATACGCTAAAATCCAAACAAGAGGCAGAAGAACAGATGGAGGAGGAACAACAGATCGAAGAGGTTAGAAGTCCAGAAAGTGTAATTAACTTGCTTCAGGTTGATCCAATCGAGTTCGAGTTTGGTTACGGTTTGATTCCTCTGGCTGATAACCAGCAGGGCGGAGATCTACTGGATCGCATTATTATGATACGTAGACAATGTGCGCTTGAATTAGGGCTCGTTGTCCCAGTCATTCGGATTCGAGATAATATTCAATTGAGACCTAATGAGTATGTCATCAAGATCAAGGGTAATGTGGTTGGTGGCGGTGAATTGCTGCTGAATCATTATCTGGCTATGAGCCCTGGGTACGAAGAAGAATCTGTAACAGGAATTGAAACTACGGAACCGGCTTTTGGCCTTCCTGCTCTATGGATTGATGAAGTTACCAAAGATCGAGCTGAGCTTGCTGGTTACACGGTTGTGGATCCACCATCCGTAGTGGCCACCCATTTGACAGAACTGATTAAGAAACACGCACATGAGCTTCTTGGCAGACAAGAAACGAAGGCGCTTGTGGACAATCTCAGAGAGAACTATGCTGCACTTGTCGACGAACTGATTCCATCGGTTTTGGGCATTGGGGACGTACAGAAAGTGCTGGCAAAACTTCTGCGCGAGAAAATCTCCATCCGGGATATGGTTACAATCTTCGAGACACTGGCTGACTACGGGACGTATACCAAAGACCCGGATGTTCTGACAGAGTACGTAAGACAATCGCTTTCCCGTCAAATCACCCAACAGTTCTCCCAAAAAGGTGAAACACTTAGAGTGATTACCGTTGGGCCTGGATTGGAAAAGAAAATTGCCGAAAGTGTACAACAATCCGATCAAGGAAGTTACCTTGCACTGGATCCTGCGTCTACACAAAGTGTGTACCAAAAATTGACCGAGCAGGTCAATCGATTAATCCAATCAGGTCAACAACCTGTCGTATTAACTTCTCCAACCATTCGTATGTACCTGCGTCAAGTCATTGAACGTACCATGCAGGACATACCGGTACTTTCCTATAGTGAGTTGGAACCGAATGTTGAAATCCAAAGTGTCGGAGTGGTGAACTTATGA